One Lycium barbarum isolate Lr01 chromosome 5, ASM1917538v2, whole genome shotgun sequence genomic window carries:
- the LOC132639983 gene encoding diacylglycerol kinase 2: protein MVDISVSLLRLLNSSDFFSSYIFAWLVTGSLGLLVIIYVFLKWQRKTSLNWVKAAAVAKKQVWEKLQVPLSHHTWIEDFAYGVQPSTCSVCLSSLVSPHSLGTKVASRSPVHRCSICGVAAHFRCSQFASKDCKCVAQAGLSHVRHHWSERWTNLDENPEMSAFCFYCDEPCGVPFLDASPTWYCLWCQRLIHVKCHAKMSEESGDICDLGPLRRLILSPLYVKDLQASATLSSLADKMNTNGHIRRKRHRNRHGNDLINGKVQSGSAAKRALEYVIRSLVALKLSNSETNNGYSVKCNKLGGRKGSQNGLAWNKQESRILGRSKKYALVDLPQDARPLLVFINTKSGAQNGPALRRRLNMLLNPVQVFELGQSQGPEAGLELFSNLQYFRVLVCGGDGTVAWVLDAIERHNFESPPPVAVLPLGTGNDLSRVLQWGGGFAMVEGQGGLRPFLHDLNHAAVTMLDRWKVNIIEEKSAYDTPKVQSKFMLNYLGIGCDAKVAYEFHMNREENPEKFNSQFVNKLRYAKEGARDIMDRTCADLPWQVWLEVDGKDIEIPKDTEGLIVLNIGSYMGGVDLWQNDFEHDDDFNDQSMHDKILEVVSVSGAWHLGKLQVGLSQARRLAQGGTVRIHASSPFPVQIDGEPFIQKPGCLEITHHGQMFMLKKASGSNEPRGHAAAIMTEVLVDAECKGLITAAQKKVLLQQIALQLS, encoded by the exons ATGGTTGATATCAGTGTTTCATTATTGAGGTTGCTGAACAGTTCGGACTTTTTTAGTTCCTATATCTTCGCATGGTTGGTTACTGGATCTCTTGGACTGTTGGTAATCATATATGTATTCCTTAAGTGGCAACGGAAGACATCTCTCAATTGGGTTAAAGCTGCTGCTGTAGCAAAGAAGCAAGTGTGGGAGAAGCTGCAGGTTCCCTTATCCCATCATACATGGATTGAAGATTTTGCTTATGGTGTACAGCCATCCACATGCAGCGTGTGCCTCTCATCACTCGTTTCTCCACATAGCTTAGGTACAAAAGTTGCATCACGTTCTCCAGTACATCGTTGCTCTATTTGTGGTGTcgcagcccattttcgttgttcTCAGTTTGCCTCAAAGGATTGCAAGTGTGTAGCACAGGCTGGTTTAAGCCATGTGCGGCACCATTGGTCTGAAAGATGGACTAACTTGGATGAGAATCCTGAGATGTCTGCATTTTGTTTCTATTGTGATGAACCTTGCGGTGTTCCTTTCCTTGATGCATCTCCTACTTGGTACTGTTTATGGTGTCAACGATTGATACATGTCAAATGCCATGCCAAGATGTCTGAAGAATCTGGTGATATTTGTGATTTGGGTCCTCTCAGAAGGCTTATTCTTTCTCCACTCTATGTTAAAGATCTACAAGCTAGTGCAACACTAAGTTCTCTGGCAGATAAAATGAATACCAATGGGCACATCAGACGAAAGCGTCATCGGAACAGACATGGAAATGACCTCATAAATGGTAAAGTGCAAAGCGGTTCTGCTGCAAAGAGAGCTCTGGAATATGTGATTAGATCCCTGGTGGCTTTGAAGCTTTCCAACAGTGAGACAAATAATGGCTACTCTGTAAAATGTAACAAACTGGGTGGCAGAAAAGGTAGCCAGAATGGATTAGCCTGGAACAAGCAGGAAAGTAGAATTTTGGGCAGATCTAAGAAGTATGCGCTAGTGGATTTGCCTCAGGATGCTAGACCTCTTTTGGTTTTCATAAACACTAAAAGTGGAGCTCAAAATGGTCCGGCTCTAAGAAGGAGATTAAACATGCTGTTGAATCCTGTTCAG GTATTCGAACTTGGTCAGTCCCAAGGGCCTGAAGCTGGTTTAGAATTATTTAGTAACTTGCAATACTTTCGTGTCTTGGTCTGTGGTGGTGATGGGACTGTTGCTTGGGTTCTTGATGCAATTGAGCGGCATAACTTTGAATCACCTCCACCAGTAGCAGTTCTTCCTCTGGGAACTGGTAATGATTTGTCTAGAGTCCTGCAATGGGGTGGTGGATTTGCGATGGTTGAAGGGCAAGGTGGACTAAGACCATTTCTGCATGATTTGAACCATGCTGCCGTTACAATGCTTGATCGTTGGAAAGTCAACATAATTGAAGAAAAATCTGCCTATGACACCCCCAAGGTGCAATCAAAGTTCATGCTGAATTACTTGG GTATAGGATGTGATGCAAAGGTTGCATATGAATTTCATATGAACAGGGAAGAAAACCCTGAGAAATTTAACAGTCAG TTTGTAAATAAATTGCGATATGCAAAAGAAGGTGCTAGAGATATAATGGACAGAACTTGTGCAGATTTGCCATGGCAAGTATGGCTTGAAGTTGATGGGAAGGACATAGAGATTCCCAAG GATACCGAGGGCTTGATTGTGCTAAATATTGGTAGCTATATGGGTGGAGTAGATCTATGGCAAAATGATTTCGAGCATGACGATGACTTCAACGACCAGTCGATGCATGACAAAATACTTGAAGTTGTTAGTGTTTCTGGAGCATGGCACCTTGGCAAGCTACAG GTTGGACTTTCTCAAGCGAGGAGGCTAGCCCAAGGGGGAACTGTAAGAATACATGCTTCTAGTCCTTTCCCTGTCCAAATTGATGGGGAGCCTTTCATACAGAAACCGGGTTGTTTAGAAATAACACATCATGGACAG ATGTTCATGTTGAAGAAGGCATCGGGGTCCAACGAGCCTAGAGGTCACGCGGCTGCTATTATGACAGAGGTTCTGGTGGATGCCGAATGTAAAGGTCTCATAACTGCAGCCCAAAAGAAGGTACTTCTTCAGCAGATTGCTCTCCAGCTTTCTTGA
- the LOC132639984 gene encoding protein DOG1-like 3 isoform X1, which yields MIRRTLLCYSHLDNAEASSIACLDTIMANHLVNTSRNGVQNGETFHRFFEQWLVEQNQDLDQLVRASKDNNNHRILSPIIQRVMKHYEEYYTEKSRCANVDVLGMLHPSWRSNLEDAFLWIGGWRPSMAFHLLYSKSGIQLEANLHELIRGFRTGDLGDLSGSQLGQIDELQNKTIREEKKLSENLAKVQESVADTSMVELSNVVSEMMREQRGQVVEEEEEEKIKTNIGKKEEGLLDVLRKADDLRLRTLKDILRILTPIQAVHFLIAAAELHLRIHEWGKKKDASHARQ from the exons ATGATCAGAAG GACATTGCTTTGTTATTCACACTTGGATAACGCCGAAGCGTCTTCCATAGCGTGCCTTGACACG ATCATGGCCAACCACTTGGTGAATACTAGCAGAAACGGAGTTCAAAATGGAGAGACATTTCACAGATTCTTCGAACAATGGCTCGTCGAACAAAACCAAGATTTGGATCAGCTTGTGCGGGCCTCGAAAGACAACAACAACCACAGGATCCTATCACCTATAATTCAGAGAGTCATGAAACACTACGAAGAATATTATACAGAAAAATCGCGATGCGCTAATGTTGATGTTTTGGGCATGTTGCATCCATCATGGAGAAGTAATCTTGAAGACGCGTTTTTATGGATCGGAGGGTGGAGGCCTAGTATGGCTTTTCACTTGTTGTACTCGAAATCTGGTATCCAACTTGAGGCAAATCTTCATGAGTTAATCAGAGGATTTAGAACTGGTGATTTAGGAGATCTTAGTGGTAGCCAACTTGGGCAAATTGATGAGTTGCAAAATAAGACAATAAGGGAAGAAAAAAAGTTAAGTGAAAATTTAGCAAAAGTTCAAGAAAGTGTGGCTGATACATCAATGGTGGAATTGTCTAATGTAGTGAGTGAAATGATGAGGGAACAAAGAGGACaagttgttgaagaagaagaagaggagaaaatCAAAACAAATATTGGTAAAAAAGAGGAAGGTTTATTGGATGTGTTGAGAAAAGCTGATGATTTGAGGCTAAGGACACTTAAAGATATTTTGAGAATTTTGACACCAATTCAAGCTGTTCATTTCTTGATTGCTGCTGCTGAGCTTCACTTGAGGATTCATGAATGGGGTAAGAAAAAGGATGCTAGTCATGCCAGACAATAA
- the LOC132639984 gene encoding protein DOG1-like 3 isoform X2 produces the protein MANHLVNTSRNGVQNGETFHRFFEQWLVEQNQDLDQLVRASKDNNNHRILSPIIQRVMKHYEEYYTEKSRCANVDVLGMLHPSWRSNLEDAFLWIGGWRPSMAFHLLYSKSGIQLEANLHELIRGFRTGDLGDLSGSQLGQIDELQNKTIREEKKLSENLAKVQESVADTSMVELSNVVSEMMREQRGQVVEEEEEEKIKTNIGKKEEGLLDVLRKADDLRLRTLKDILRILTPIQAVHFLIAAAELHLRIHEWGKKKDASHARQ, from the coding sequence ATGGCCAACCACTTGGTGAATACTAGCAGAAACGGAGTTCAAAATGGAGAGACATTTCACAGATTCTTCGAACAATGGCTCGTCGAACAAAACCAAGATTTGGATCAGCTTGTGCGGGCCTCGAAAGACAACAACAACCACAGGATCCTATCACCTATAATTCAGAGAGTCATGAAACACTACGAAGAATATTATACAGAAAAATCGCGATGCGCTAATGTTGATGTTTTGGGCATGTTGCATCCATCATGGAGAAGTAATCTTGAAGACGCGTTTTTATGGATCGGAGGGTGGAGGCCTAGTATGGCTTTTCACTTGTTGTACTCGAAATCTGGTATCCAACTTGAGGCAAATCTTCATGAGTTAATCAGAGGATTTAGAACTGGTGATTTAGGAGATCTTAGTGGTAGCCAACTTGGGCAAATTGATGAGTTGCAAAATAAGACAATAAGGGAAGAAAAAAAGTTAAGTGAAAATTTAGCAAAAGTTCAAGAAAGTGTGGCTGATACATCAATGGTGGAATTGTCTAATGTAGTGAGTGAAATGATGAGGGAACAAAGAGGACaagttgttgaagaagaagaagaggagaaaatCAAAACAAATATTGGTAAAAAAGAGGAAGGTTTATTGGATGTGTTGAGAAAAGCTGATGATTTGAGGCTAAGGACACTTAAAGATATTTTGAGAATTTTGACACCAATTCAAGCTGTTCATTTCTTGATTGCTGCTGCTGAGCTTCACTTGAGGATTCATGAATGGGGTAAGAAAAAGGATGCTAGTCATGCCAGACAATAA